From Bombina bombina isolate aBomBom1 chromosome 1, aBomBom1.pri, whole genome shotgun sequence:
TCAACCACCgagatttagatatgttttttagaCTAACAGAGGAGAGGAGACCTAATTATTGACCTGTGGAGGGAGGTGGGGGGGAGACTTTcggtattcttttttatttatttcattctttttcttattgttttctttttttttcttttttttttgcctaaacAGGTTATCAGGAGATCTAGAGAGATTTGAAAGAGAGCGGATTAGGTTTTCTTTTCTGTtcactttagttagttaattttatAGAGTTTATTTATGAGTTACTGTTATACTCATATTAAAATTGGTATACAAGAGATATCACATCTTGGAACCTCCCGGAATCCGGAAGAAGGTAGGGTTTAACACGATTTTAGAGATTAGTTGACATGAAGACACTGAACAATATTATAGTTCTTGATGACGAAGCAAGTTGAAgcttttacaaaaaagaaaactatAAGGAACTCATGTAACATAACATGCCTGTCTCAAGCATTATGCCTTGATTGTTAAGCTATCTGCAAATTGGCTGTTCCATTGATGTGTTAATACCTGCTGTATTTTGcatacctttaataaaaaaagatttaaacataaatataatatcatGAATTCTGTATTAATTAAAAAACAGTGTCTTATTTTATTCCACTTAGAAGTAGAACAACAATGAAAATAATATTAATCATGAATGTAAATAAGTTGTAATTTGATGAATCTTTGtacaaaacattatttttttacctgTTATAATAAGGGTTTGTTCTTTTATTGACAGATTACCATTATCTTCAAAAACATGAAACAGTGCATTGAACAGAAAGTCTACCAAGCAGAGGTTGGCAATTTGCCGGCAGCATTTGATGATGGATCAGTGAATGGGGATAGGAGAATTGGTGGCAGAAGTCTAACCATACATGAGAGGGAGGCTGGGAGCTACATAGAGATTGTGGCTTCTTATATTGGCACCACAATTCGGGTGCGCCAGCTGGCAAGGCAGCTGTCTTTCTCCCTGCGCATGGCAGAGGACATTTCACAAGCTTTCAGTGAAGAGCAGGATTTGCAGCTCTGTGTTGGGGGTTGCCCTGCCAGCCAGTGGATATCTAGGACTAGGCAGCACGCTCTGTCAACCCCAATCAGCACTGAAACAGCCAAGTCTCTGTGCAGAGAGAAGTTACCCATAGAGGATGTTTATTTTCAGTCTTGTGTATTTGACTTGATTATATCAGGAGATGCCAACTTCACCAGCTCAGCCTACTTTGCCTTGGAAGATGCTAAAGATTTTCACCCAGAACCTGAAACACTACACATCTTTAGCCAAACAGTGACACACCACCATGCCTGTGTTATATCACTACTGCTGCTATGTTTTACTGCTATCATATGGAATCTGTAGACATTAATCTGTGTTCCGTTGTGATGCCATGTTAACAAAAAGGGACGAAAATCAGCTTTTAATGCTTGGCATCAATGTGGCAGTACCACTAAGACTTCCAGAGACCAGTCTCTTAAAAATCTAAAAATGGTGCACCATTCTTCAACCAATGCAAATCTTTTGGATTTAGTCTTCCACTAaggaatacttaaaaaaaaaaaatcaaaaatgcaaaaatacattaAACCCCAACAGCACAAGCAACTATATAAAATAGTTTTGCTTTGCCCCAAATATAGTCAACAGAACAAAAGAAAAGAAGACCTTACATACAGGCATTTAATATCTTTCCCATCACCCCCATGGTGCTATCTCCCCATCAATAAAAATTGTCAGTGCAGGCACTTTTGTCATTGCACATAAAcatagtaaaattccttaaactgagtagggaaataaagttactgtgtctgcacatgccagatgcacagtcccttgtaagtcctgggacaagcatcaaaaatggatgcttaaagtccctttcCAATATGATGggactactgaggaaattttgaggtaaaatatcttcatttttttacatagagatgttaatgtgacattttctagtcagcttttacataTGTACTGAATCACCTTCAATTGATTAAGCATTTTTAGTAACAACTCCCTTTAAAATGAATGGTGACACTGTAAATTGATTGACAATACCTAGAATCCATAGAGAGGGTTACAGTGCACTAACTcctatttaaaaaatgtatggAATTCTAAATAAAGCAACTTTCATTAAAATCAGAAAATCAATAAACTATGTCAGAGGAAAAATAATCTCCTTAAATCTGCAAATATGTTGTTGGTAAGAAGAAGAACATCAAAATCTCtcacaaatgtttttgtttgtcCAATAAGGAGCTGGAGGTAGCAAATGGATAGAGGAGCAAGAAGCTGTGTCCCACACATGCATTCCCATAGCAACATTATCTGTTTTCCTTacttttacaaaaaagaaaaatatttttgcatagttcttttaaaaaaaaaaaaccttgtgctTTCATAGTAACTAGGAACCACGTGTTCCTTGGTGTACCTGAAATACAAAGCAATACAATACAAACAATGGCCACATGATGGCAGTACAGCTTTTGTAAAAAGCTATCTATTATTCTAAAAAGGCCAGTAGACCCATGAGATAAAACCTTgtttttagttaaaatatttggTGTACcagtgcattttatttatttttttacctaaaaCTAAAATGATTTACATTATAGAAACACTCTCTTAGCACATTGCTCGCATATGGACAAACCTCATTGCAAAACAATACATTGCAGCCTTTTCAGGAAAATAAAAGGTTAAATTAAAGCACAGCTCTTAGAAGTAATGAACGTTTGTgtttaagaaataaaatatgttAACATCCAAAAGGGCCATGACTATAGCAGCTGATGGGGAATGGTGCAAATCATATCTGCTGCCAAGCAGCCTGTAAAAATAGTCAAATTGAatttattttcaattaaaaaacTATTGGGGAGAATGGCAGTATCTGTTATGTGATTGGATAATGTGATATGGCATTGATAGGGTTGTCAGCTGTCCTCAAAAAAATTCTGGATAATCTGTAGACAATTGGTCACAATGGTAGGTGGAGTCACAAAATGTCCCCAAAAGCCCACAGTCTTGAGCTcaccatatatatttttcacaactgagcagttattttaccccattggctgccagtaacatacacaatAATTTGACCTCTTTTGTTGCCAGTCATATATAGTAGtaatttgaccccccccccccccttgactgcTACGCACTTCTTTTTGCCTTTAATGatactggacatttaaagggatatgaaacccaaaatttgttttccattcagatagatcatgcaattttaagcaactttctatgttattcctattatcaatttttctttgttctcttggtatctttatttgaaaaagcaagaatgtaagcttaggagcttacCCATTTTTGTTTCAACAACTGCGTAGcacctgctaattggtggctaaatgtagaaaaaaaatgggtttcattttcctttaagtaCGTTTGAGAATATTGAACTAGAtaacctgctaaaatactggactgtacgATTAAATACTGAAAACCTGTCAGCCCTAGCATTTGCCTAGCCAATGGTGAATAAGTGTATAAGCTGTGTTATATATATTACTGCAGCACTGGAAGTAAACCACTGTAGATAAGTATAGGTTGTTTtgacaaaaatatttaatatattaaattagAATGATTTATTGAAAggtgttatattttttgtatttttatatgaatgtatattgATTGACCTGTAGTCTTGTAAAGATTTGGTTTCATTGTTCCAGTGGCAGTAACATGTTCAGCAATTTTCTGatggtatatttgttttgttttttgattttctcATCCTTAGTCATTGTTGTGACAAAAAGTGACTGGCTTAAAATGTGTACAATCTTACACAGAAAGCACTGTGATCCCTTCATAAACCACTGTAAGATCCAGGCATAGGAATATCTGAGTGTAACATAGCACTTTTACAAGCAagtgtaattatatatttatgtatcaataataaaataagatttttggagCTTTATTTATAAAATGCAACATGAACAAAAAACACTGATTTTATCTACTAGCATATTTTTTAGTTTAAACATTTCCAACTATTTTCTTTGTACTTCATCCTGTTTCTTATTTTCGCCTTTTGGTTTCTCTCTTCTCCCCTATTCTCTTTGACACACCTGCATTTCTCCT
This genomic window contains:
- the HJV gene encoding hemojuvelin; the protein is MGTPDIRHHLPKFFDRFLFKTVLLLMFCEQADAQCKIIKCNTEYLSATSDLRGPNKNVVCCNALRAYSHCTRKTARTCRGDLVYHSAVHIIEDLMIQHNCSKEGPTDSPRPQPPQPLPEGTKKQEACNYEKVFNEKHKKDPKYLHCGTFGDPHLRTFSGDFQTCQVKGSWPLLDNDYLFVQATSSPLSPLSNATVINKITIIFKNMKQCIEQKVYQAEVGNLPAAFDDGSVNGDRRIGGRSLTIHEREAGSYIEIVASYIGTTIRVRQLARQLSFSLRMAEDISQAFSEEQDLQLCVGGCPASQWISRTRQHALSTPISTETAKSLCREKLPIEDVYFQSCVFDLIISGDANFTSSAYFALEDAKDFHPEPETLHIFSQTVTHHHACVISLLLLCFTAIIWNL